Proteins from one Candidatus Coatesbacteria bacterium genomic window:
- a CDS encoding TonB family protein, which translates to MDEENAMYQGSKFSQLSLSCQYEGGIMWPSTGCCCDDYHSKHPSAARSANQSILGGVEIGETPPTGGAVSNKEGNRRTRRRLILSRALLLSLLLDVIIVMALGNYSRPLRPYELQRDVQELENLEAYRPPPQTIVIPEVRPPVRRVITAPVVSEAEGAIDLPDTPVPGYLPLEKSDPFVDLDPLVDPGTSDTTTSARKLSLPEPVTPPGVRQFIEQTGESLTCSVGIYLSATGEVLRVRIINSTGRSDADAAALEAARKSQWEPAQQNGRPIAREVAVTYRFNFTQ; encoded by the coding sequence ATGGATGAAGAAAACGCAATGTATCAGGGGTCAAAGTTTAGCCAATTAAGCCTGTCCTGTCAATACGAAGGGGGGATTATGTGGCCGTCAACGGGCTGTTGTTGTGATGACTATCACTCGAAACATCCTTCAGCGGCGCGATCCGCGAACCAAAGCATTCTTGGCGGCGTAGAGATAGGTGAGACCCCCCCGACAGGAGGAGCCGTGTCCAACAAAGAGGGCAACCGTCGTACCCGCCGTCGCCTGATCCTTTCCCGGGCCCTGCTGTTGAGCCTGCTCCTCGACGTCATCATCGTCATGGCCCTGGGCAACTACAGCCGGCCGTTGCGGCCCTACGAGCTGCAGCGCGACGTTCAGGAGCTGGAGAACCTGGAGGCCTATCGGCCGCCGCCCCAAACCATCGTGATCCCCGAGGTCCGACCGCCGGTACGGCGTGTGATCACCGCCCCGGTCGTCTCCGAGGCCGAAGGCGCCATCGATCTGCCCGATACGCCCGTTCCCGGCTATCTGCCCCTCGAAAAGTCCGATCCCTTCGTCGATCTCGACCCCCTCGTCGACCCCGGTACCTCAGACACCACCACATCGGCGCGCAAGCTCAGCCTCCCCGAGCCCGTGACCCCGCCCGGGGTGCGGCAGTTCATCGAGCAGACCGGCGAGAGCCTGACCTGCAGCGTCGGCATCTATCTCTCCGCTACCGGCGAGGTGCTGCGCGTCCGGATCATCAACTCCACCGGCCGTTCCGACGCCGACGCCGCCGCCCTCGAAGCGGCGCGCAAATCGCAATGGGAGCCCGCCCAGCAGAACGGCCGGCCCATCGCCCGCGAGGTCGCCGTCACCTACCGCTTCAACTTCACCCAGTAG